In the Leifsonia sp. 466MF genome, one interval contains:
- a CDS encoding HPr family phosphocarrier protein: MTERHATIASSSGLHARPAKLFVQSVQEKAIPVTIAVGDGPELDARSILSLMGLAASKGTVVTLRSDTPGAEGALDELVELLETDLDAV, from the coding sequence ATGACCGAACGTCACGCCACCATCGCCAGTTCCTCGGGACTCCATGCCCGACCCGCCAAACTGTTCGTCCAGTCGGTGCAGGAGAAGGCCATCCCGGTCACGATCGCCGTCGGCGACGGACCCGAGCTGGATGCGCGCAGCATCCTCTCGCTCATGGGCCTCGCCGCAAGCAAGGGGACGGTCGTCACCCTGCGCTCGGACACACCGGGCGCGGAGGGAGCCCTCGACGAGCTCGTGGAGCTGCTCGAGACGGACTTGGACGCCGTCTAG
- a CDS encoding PTS fructose transporter subunit IIABC: MSSKTIIPELVELDVGRADKSEVIRELAAHVVAQGRATDADALYEDAWAREQKDETGLPGGIAIPHAKSAAVTVPSLAFARLKPGVDFGASDGPADLVFLIAAPADAAETHLAVLSKLARSLMLEEFTAGLRAAKTPQDVVALVDEAIGEGEATVAAPAAAPQTARPDAAVADGLLIDGRPARIVAVTSCATGIAHTFMAADALTAAGKKSGVDLVVEPQGSSGYQALPQSVIDAADAVIFANDVDVREEARFAGKPVVRSGVKRGIEQPAALVAEAVAVAKDPNGARVQAGANTTSGASSAPSQNVSWGRNLQRILLTGVSYMIPFVAGGGLLVAISFLPFLGGYGIALAHGDSGVNNAVYTLQHFAIWNLPPEGLGYYLGAIAFEIGSVSLGFLVPALAGYIAFAIADRPGIAPGFVAGAIAVFMNAGFLGGLVGGLLAGFAAWLIGRPTVPRWLRGLMPVVIIPLGASIIASGLMLLILGAPIAWLMTQLNGFLNGLSGGAAIVLGIILGLMMCFDLGGPVNKVAYAFAVAGLAQQTDASFQVMAAVMIAGMVPPLGMALASTVLYRRGFTEVERENGAAAWLLGASFISEGAIPFAAADPLRVIPANLVGGAVAGGLAMAFAVESRAPHGGVFVFFAIDPLWGFLLALVAGTVTTALIVTALKRFTAPGRRVESAPADTTAEQPVRETVAA; encoded by the coding sequence GTGTCATCGAAGACCATCATCCCCGAACTCGTCGAGCTCGACGTGGGCCGCGCGGACAAGAGCGAGGTGATCCGCGAGCTCGCCGCGCACGTCGTCGCGCAGGGGAGGGCGACGGACGCCGACGCCCTCTACGAGGACGCCTGGGCTCGTGAACAGAAGGACGAGACCGGGCTACCGGGCGGCATCGCGATCCCGCACGCGAAGAGCGCGGCCGTGACCGTGCCGTCCCTGGCGTTCGCCCGGCTGAAGCCCGGCGTCGACTTCGGCGCCTCCGACGGCCCGGCCGACCTCGTCTTTCTCATCGCCGCCCCCGCCGACGCGGCGGAGACGCACCTCGCGGTGCTCTCGAAGCTCGCTCGCAGCCTGATGCTGGAGGAGTTCACCGCCGGCCTCCGTGCCGCGAAGACGCCGCAGGATGTCGTCGCGCTCGTCGACGAGGCGATCGGCGAGGGGGAGGCCACTGTTGCGGCGCCCGCCGCCGCGCCGCAGACGGCCCGCCCGGATGCCGCCGTCGCCGACGGCCTCCTCATCGACGGCCGCCCGGCCCGGATCGTCGCCGTCACCTCCTGCGCGACCGGCATCGCCCACACGTTCATGGCCGCCGACGCGCTCACCGCGGCCGGCAAGAAGTCCGGTGTCGACCTGGTCGTCGAGCCGCAGGGTTCGAGCGGCTACCAGGCGCTCCCGCAGAGTGTGATCGATGCCGCCGACGCGGTCATCTTCGCCAACGACGTGGATGTGCGCGAAGAGGCGCGCTTCGCCGGCAAGCCGGTCGTCCGCTCGGGGGTCAAGCGCGGCATCGAGCAGCCCGCGGCACTCGTCGCGGAGGCGGTCGCCGTCGCGAAGGACCCGAACGGTGCCCGCGTCCAGGCCGGTGCCAACACGACGTCCGGGGCATCGTCCGCGCCGTCCCAGAACGTGTCGTGGGGCCGCAACCTCCAGCGCATCCTGCTCACGGGCGTCAGCTACATGATCCCGTTCGTCGCGGGCGGCGGGCTGCTCGTCGCGATCAGCTTCCTGCCCTTCCTCGGCGGGTACGGCATCGCGCTGGCGCACGGCGATTCCGGCGTGAACAACGCCGTGTACACGCTGCAGCACTTCGCGATCTGGAACCTCCCGCCGGAGGGGCTCGGCTACTACCTCGGCGCGATCGCGTTCGAGATCGGCAGCGTGAGCCTGGGCTTCCTGGTGCCCGCGCTGGCGGGATACATCGCCTTCGCCATCGCCGACCGGCCGGGTATCGCTCCCGGTTTCGTCGCCGGCGCCATCGCGGTCTTCATGAACGCCGGATTCCTCGGCGGCCTGGTCGGCGGTCTGCTCGCCGGATTCGCGGCGTGGCTGATCGGGCGTCCCACCGTCCCGCGGTGGCTGCGCGGCCTGATGCCGGTGGTGATCATCCCGCTCGGGGCGTCCATCATCGCGTCCGGGTTGATGCTGCTCATCCTCGGTGCCCCGATCGCCTGGCTGATGACCCAGCTGAACGGCTTCCTCAACGGTCTGAGCGGCGGCGCTGCGATCGTGCTCGGCATCATCCTCGGACTGATGATGTGCTTCGACCTCGGCGGCCCGGTCAACAAGGTCGCCTACGCGTTCGCCGTCGCCGGCCTGGCGCAGCAGACGGACGCCAGCTTCCAGGTCATGGCCGCCGTCATGATCGCCGGAATGGTGCCCCCGCTGGGCATGGCCCTCGCCTCCACGGTCCTGTACCGGCGCGGCTTCACCGAGGTGGAGCGCGAGAACGGCGCGGCCGCCTGGCTGCTGGGCGCCTCGTTCATCTCCGAGGGCGCCATCCCGTTCGCCGCGGCGGACCCGCTCCGCGTCATCCCCGCGAACCTCGTCGGGGGAGCGGTCGCCGGCGGCCTCGCGATGGCCTTCGCCGTCGAGTCGCGCGCCCCGCACGGCGGCGTTTTCGTCTTCTTCGCGATCGACCCGCTGTGGGGCTTCCTACTGGCTCTCGTCGCCGGAACGGTCACCACCGCCCTGATCGTGACGGCTCTGAAGCGGTTCACCGCTCCCGGCCGCAGGGTCGAGTCGGCGCCGGCCGACACCACCGCCGAGCAGCCGGTCCGGGAGACCGTGGCCGCGTAA
- a CDS encoding hexose kinase, which produces MIVTLTANPSLDRSVTLGAPLLPGEVQSAVGAREDAGGKGINVARVIAAAAVPALAVLPLAADDPFGVALQSAGVRTRPVPIHGHARANLTITDPAGITTKLNLPGTILERAESAALVAAVVDACAGARWLVLAGSLPPGAGDDFYVTVIRAVRDRWRDDAPKIAVDTSGDALRAAVFDAQPDLIKPNEQELAELTGTGRPDPDGLVDAVLAAAGPLVPETVGAALITLGAEGSVLVTADGAFVAEAPRIRVRSTVGAGDSALAGYLLADLADAAPAERLVNAVRYGSAAASLPGTQAPRPLDLPPGDIRVAALHP; this is translated from the coding sequence ATGATCGTCACGCTCACCGCCAACCCGTCGCTCGACCGCTCCGTCACGCTCGGCGCCCCGCTGCTGCCCGGCGAGGTCCAGAGTGCGGTCGGGGCGCGGGAGGATGCGGGCGGCAAGGGCATCAATGTCGCCCGGGTGATCGCCGCCGCTGCCGTCCCAGCTCTCGCCGTCCTGCCGCTCGCCGCGGACGACCCGTTCGGGGTCGCGCTGCAGTCGGCCGGTGTGCGCACGCGTCCCGTCCCCATCCACGGCCACGCCCGCGCGAACCTCACCATCACCGACCCGGCCGGCATCACGACCAAGCTCAACCTGCCGGGCACGATCCTCGAGCGCGCGGAGAGCGCGGCACTCGTCGCGGCCGTCGTCGACGCGTGCGCGGGCGCACGCTGGCTCGTCCTGGCCGGATCACTCCCGCCCGGTGCGGGGGACGACTTCTACGTGACCGTGATCCGGGCGGTCCGTGACCGGTGGCGGGACGATGCACCGAAGATCGCGGTCGATACGTCGGGCGACGCCCTGCGTGCCGCCGTCTTCGACGCGCAACCGGACCTGATCAAGCCGAACGAGCAGGAGCTCGCCGAGCTGACGGGCACGGGCCGGCCGGATCCGGACGGGCTGGTCGACGCGGTCCTCGCCGCAGCGGGCCCCCTCGTCCCGGAGACCGTCGGCGCGGCGCTGATCACGCTCGGCGCGGAGGGTTCCGTCCTCGTCACCGCCGACGGCGCGTTCGTCGCCGAGGCGCCGCGCATCCGGGTGCGGAGCACGGTCGGAGCGGGCGACAGCGCCCTCGCGGGCTACCTGCTGGCCGACCTCGCCGACGCCGCCCCCGCGGAACGGCTCGTCAACGCGGTCCGTTACGGTTCGGCCGCCGCATCCCTGCCGGGCACCCAGGCCCCGCGCCCCCTCGACCTGCCGCCGGGCGACATCCGCGTCGCCGCGCTGCATCCCTGA
- a CDS encoding DeoR/GlpR family DNA-binding transcription regulator, whose amino-acid sequence MYAMERQGLIERMLLDDGRVAVVDLAQRFGVTTETVRRDLDALEQSGALRRVHGGAVAIDRVSTSEVSVSERTALRADTKQRIAARALDILGDGFRGSLYLDAGTTTAAVAELLPDRLSGTRGEAEVVTHSLAVAPALAGTERVSLTVIGGRIRGVTAAAVGAGTVRSIHSLRPDIVFVGANGVSAGFGLSTPDPEEAAVKEAIVRAARRVVVVADSSKFQQESLVAFAPLDAIDLLVTDVAPEGALAEALAAADVEVWSA is encoded by the coding sequence GTGTACGCAATGGAGCGCCAGGGGCTGATCGAGCGGATGCTGCTCGACGACGGCCGCGTCGCCGTCGTCGACCTCGCCCAGCGATTCGGGGTCACGACCGAGACCGTGCGCCGCGACCTGGACGCGCTCGAGCAGTCCGGTGCGCTCCGGCGGGTGCACGGCGGAGCCGTCGCGATCGACCGCGTCAGCACCTCCGAGGTCTCCGTCTCAGAGCGCACAGCGCTGCGGGCGGACACCAAGCAGCGCATCGCCGCGCGGGCGCTGGACATCCTCGGAGACGGCTTCCGCGGCTCCCTCTACCTCGACGCGGGCACGACCACCGCCGCCGTCGCCGAACTCCTGCCCGACCGGCTGTCCGGCACACGCGGCGAGGCCGAGGTCGTGACCCACTCGCTGGCCGTCGCGCCGGCGCTGGCCGGAACCGAGCGCGTGTCGCTGACCGTGATCGGCGGGCGCATCCGCGGGGTCACCGCCGCCGCGGTCGGCGCCGGGACCGTTCGGTCCATCCACTCGCTGCGCCCGGACATCGTGTTCGTCGGCGCCAACGGCGTCTCGGCCGGCTTCGGCCTGAGCACGCCGGACCCGGAGGAGGCCGCCGTGAAGGAGGCCATCGTCCGCGCTGCGCGCCGTGTCGTCGTCGTCGCCGACTCCAGCAAGTTCCAGCAGGAGTCGCTCGTCGCCTTCGCGCCGCTCGACGCCATCGACCTGCTCGTGACGGATGTCGCGCCGGAGGGCGCCCTGGCCGAGGCGCTGGCCGCGGCGGATGTCGAGGTGTGGTCCGCATGA
- the rlmC gene encoding 23S rRNA (uracil(747)-C(5))-methyltransferase RlmC produces MDCSYFDAGVCRSCTLMGVPYAEQLDGKDRLARELLAPFGDATWLAPVASAEAGYRNKAKMVIGGTVERPTIGILDEAGRGVDLRECGICSPGIRAALPVLAGFITRQRLEPYRVPERRGELKYVLVTESPDHELMVRFVARSGQTVARVRAGLGRLLGDLPNARVVTVNVQPEHKAVVEGDTEVVLTRESTLTMRLGPVSLRLRPQSFFQTNTDVATALYGQVAAWVDEIGPASVWDLYCGVGGFALHVAAPGRRVVGVETSREAVRSARATAAAAGLPQVAFRAGDATAFAVSAAAAPELVIVNPPRRGIGAELAGWLEGSGVGSVVYSSCNPKSLAHDLARMPSYRVRAGRVLDMFPQTGHMEVAVLLERR; encoded by the coding sequence ATGGACTGCTCCTACTTCGACGCCGGCGTATGCCGCTCGTGCACGCTGATGGGCGTCCCGTACGCGGAGCAGCTCGACGGCAAGGACCGCCTGGCCCGTGAGCTGCTCGCCCCCTTCGGCGACGCCACCTGGCTCGCGCCGGTCGCGAGCGCAGAAGCGGGATACCGCAACAAGGCCAAGATGGTGATCGGCGGCACCGTGGAGCGGCCGACCATCGGCATCCTCGACGAAGCCGGCCGCGGCGTCGACCTGCGCGAATGCGGCATCTGCTCCCCCGGCATCCGCGCTGCGCTGCCCGTGCTCGCGGGGTTCATCACGCGGCAGCGGCTGGAGCCGTACCGCGTCCCCGAGCGCCGCGGCGAGCTGAAGTACGTGCTCGTCACCGAGTCGCCGGACCACGAGCTCATGGTGCGCTTCGTCGCCCGCTCGGGGCAGACGGTCGCGCGCGTCCGCGCCGGCCTCGGCCGGCTGCTGGGCGACCTGCCGAACGCCCGCGTCGTCACGGTGAACGTGCAGCCCGAGCACAAGGCGGTGGTGGAGGGCGACACGGAGGTCGTGCTCACCCGGGAGTCCACCCTCACGATGCGTCTCGGACCCGTGTCGCTGCGCCTCCGGCCGCAGAGCTTCTTCCAGACCAACACCGACGTGGCCACCGCCCTCTACGGGCAGGTCGCCGCCTGGGTCGACGAGATCGGCCCGGCCTCGGTGTGGGACCTGTACTGCGGCGTCGGCGGGTTCGCCCTGCATGTCGCTGCTCCCGGACGCCGGGTGGTCGGCGTCGAGACCAGCCGGGAGGCCGTGCGCAGTGCCCGGGCGACGGCGGCCGCCGCCGGACTGCCGCAGGTGGCGTTCCGTGCCGGTGACGCGACGGCGTTCGCCGTGTCCGCAGCGGCGGCGCCGGAGCTCGTGATCGTGAATCCGCCGCGCCGCGGGATCGGAGCAGAGCTCGCCGGGTGGCTCGAGGGATCCGGAGTCGGCAGCGTCGTGTACTCCAGCTGCAACCCGAAGAGCCTCGCACACGACCTCGCACGGATGCCGTCGTACCGGGTCCGGGCCGGCCGGGTGCTCGACATGTTCCCGCAGACCGGACACATGGAGGTGGCGGTGCTGCTCGAGCGCCGCTGA
- a CDS encoding ABC transporter permease, which translates to MSALGLGIERARYETITYFRQPDTIFFTFLFPVVMLGIFSVAFQGMGDVGAAPDGTGGISQAAYYLPAMIAAGILLSGVQNLAVDIAGEKSDGTLKRLGGTPLPVISYFIGKMGQVLATSVLQIGLLLVVARFAFDVALPTEAELWVRFAWIYLLGIVTSAVLGIALSSIPRTGRSATAVIIPIVLILQFISGVYIPFNVLPTWLQNVASVFPLKWIAEGMRSVFLPPDFEAREPGGSWQLAGIAIVLSVWLVVGLLASRITFRWIRKDT; encoded by the coding sequence GTGAGCGCCCTCGGCCTGGGGATCGAGCGGGCCAGGTACGAGACGATCACCTACTTCCGCCAGCCGGACACGATCTTCTTCACCTTCCTGTTCCCGGTCGTGATGCTCGGCATCTTCTCCGTCGCGTTCCAGGGGATGGGGGACGTCGGAGCGGCGCCGGACGGCACGGGAGGGATCAGCCAGGCCGCCTACTACCTGCCCGCCATGATCGCGGCGGGCATCCTGCTCTCCGGCGTCCAGAACCTGGCCGTCGACATCGCGGGGGAGAAGAGCGACGGCACCCTGAAGCGCCTCGGCGGCACCCCGCTGCCGGTGATCTCGTACTTCATCGGGAAGATGGGCCAGGTGCTCGCGACGAGCGTGCTGCAGATCGGCCTGCTGCTCGTGGTCGCCCGGTTCGCGTTCGACGTCGCGCTCCCGACCGAAGCCGAGCTCTGGGTACGCTTCGCGTGGATCTACCTGCTCGGCATAGTGACATCCGCCGTGCTCGGGATCGCGCTGTCCTCCATTCCGCGCACCGGTCGGAGTGCAACGGCCGTCATCATCCCGATCGTCCTGATCCTGCAGTTCATCTCCGGCGTCTACATCCCCTTCAACGTGCTGCCGACGTGGCTGCAGAACGTGGCCAGCGTGTTCCCGCTGAAGTGGATCGCCGAGGGGATGCGCAGCGTCTTCCTGCCGCCGGACTTCGAGGCGCGGGAGCCGGGAGGCAGCTGGCAGCTCGCCGGGATCGCGATCGTGCTCTCGGTCTGGCTGGTCGTCGGTCTGCTGGCGAGCCGGATCACGTTCCGCTGGATCCGGAAGGACACCTGA
- a CDS encoding ABC transporter ATP-binding protein, with amino-acid sequence MSSDSAVTVRELRKSYGSFDAVRGIDFDIHAGETFALLGPNGAGKSTTIEILEGYRDRSSGDVSVLGVDPAKGGTKWKARLGIVLQTGAEATNVTVREQLTHFARFYPTPRDVDEVMAAVGLSDKAKARVRSLSGGQRRRLDVALGVIGRPELLFLDEPTTGFDPEARHQFWELIRSLKREGTTILLTTHYLDEAAQLSDRAAVIAEGRLVDMGAIHQLGGAAARVPIVRWRDADGIPRSERTDTPAAVVARLTAETGGEPSDLEVIRPSLEDVYLDLVQRAGAES; translated from the coding sequence GTGAGCAGCGACAGCGCGGTGACGGTCCGGGAGCTTCGGAAGTCCTACGGATCGTTCGACGCCGTGCGGGGGATCGACTTCGACATCCACGCGGGGGAGACGTTCGCCCTGCTCGGCCCGAACGGCGCCGGTAAGAGTACGACGATCGAGATCCTCGAGGGATACCGTGACCGGTCGTCGGGCGACGTGTCCGTCCTCGGTGTCGATCCGGCCAAAGGCGGGACGAAGTGGAAAGCACGACTCGGAATCGTCCTCCAGACCGGGGCGGAGGCGACGAACGTCACCGTCCGCGAACAGCTCACCCACTTCGCACGGTTCTACCCGACGCCGCGCGACGTCGACGAGGTGATGGCGGCGGTCGGGCTCTCCGACAAGGCCAAGGCGCGCGTCCGCAGCCTGTCCGGCGGCCAGCGCAGGCGGCTCGACGTGGCGCTCGGCGTCATCGGCCGGCCCGAGCTGCTGTTCCTCGACGAGCCCACCACCGGTTTCGACCCCGAGGCGCGGCACCAGTTCTGGGAGCTGATCCGTTCGCTGAAACGCGAGGGGACCACCATCCTGCTCACCACGCACTACCTCGACGAGGCCGCCCAGCTGAGCGACCGCGCGGCCGTGATCGCCGAGGGACGGCTCGTCGACATGGGCGCCATCCACCAGCTCGGGGGAGCGGCGGCCCGCGTCCCGATCGTGCGCTGGCGTGACGCGGACGGCATCCCGCGCTCCGAACGCACCGACACGCCCGCGGCCGTCGTCGCACGGCTGACCGCGGAGACCGGCGGCGAGCCCTCCGACCTCGAGGTCATCCGGCCGAGCCTGGAAGATGTGTACCTCGACCTCGTCCAGCGGGCGGGAGCGGAGTCGTGA
- the msrA gene encoding peptide-methionine (S)-S-oxide reductase MsrA, with product MTEKAILAGGCFWGMQDLIRKLPGVTSTRVGYTGGDVPNATYRNHGSHAEAIEIEYDPERTTYRDLLEFFFQIHDPSTKNRQGNDVGTSYRSAIFYENDEQRRVAEDTIADVDASGLWPGKVVTEVTAAGPFWEAEPEHQDYLERIPWGYTCHFVRPGWKLPKRETAAS from the coding sequence ATGACTGAGAAGGCCATCCTCGCCGGCGGATGTTTCTGGGGCATGCAGGATCTCATCCGCAAGCTCCCCGGCGTCACCAGCACCCGCGTCGGCTACACCGGGGGCGACGTCCCCAACGCCACCTACCGCAACCACGGATCCCACGCCGAGGCGATCGAGATCGAGTACGACCCCGAGCGGACCACCTACCGCGACCTGCTCGAGTTCTTCTTCCAGATCCACGACCCGTCGACGAAGAACCGCCAGGGTAACGACGTCGGCACCAGCTACCGTTCCGCGATCTTCTACGAGAACGACGAGCAGCGCCGCGTCGCCGAGGACACCATCGCCGACGTGGACGCGTCGGGGCTGTGGCCCGGAAAGGTCGTCACCGAGGTGACCGCCGCCGGTCCCTTCTGGGAGGCCGAGCCGGAGCACCAGGACTACCTGGAGCGCATCCCGTGGGGCTACACCTGCCACTTCGTGCGCCCGGGCTGGAAGCTGCCGAAGCGCGAGACCGCGGCGAGCTGA
- the msrB gene encoding peptide-methionine (R)-S-oxide reductase MsrB — MTQDYRKDPEALAQLTPRQYAVTQEAATEPAFRNEFWNNHEEGLYVDIVSGEPLFASVNKYDSRSGWPSFTVPVEPANIVEKVDRTYGMVRTEVRSAHGDSHLGHLFDDGPAEAGGLRYCINSAALRFVPLSELDAAGYGDYTKLFEK, encoded by the coding sequence GTGACACAGGACTACCGCAAGGACCCGGAGGCCCTCGCCCAGCTGACGCCGCGCCAGTACGCGGTCACGCAGGAGGCCGCCACCGAGCCCGCCTTCCGCAACGAGTTCTGGAACAACCACGAGGAGGGGCTGTACGTCGACATCGTGTCGGGGGAGCCGCTGTTCGCGTCCGTGAACAAGTACGACAGTCGCTCGGGATGGCCGAGCTTCACCGTTCCGGTGGAGCCCGCGAACATCGTCGAGAAGGTGGACCGCACCTACGGGATGGTGCGAACCGAGGTCCGCTCGGCCCACGGCGACAGCCACCTGGGTCACCTGTTCGACGACGGGCCCGCCGAGGCAGGCGGCCTGCGCTACTGCATCAACTCCGCCGCCCTCCGCTTCGTCCCGCTCTCCGAGCTCGACGCGGCCGGCTACGGCGACTACACGAAGCTCTTCGAGAAGTAA
- a CDS encoding alpha/beta fold hydrolase, whose protein sequence is MPNPTIVLVHGAWADASSWNPVISDLRARGFTVYAPPNLLRGVTGDAAYVAAFLAQHTEGPVVLAGHSYGGAVVSGAGLGGGDVRALVYVDAFIPDEGENVVGLLAGSGSALDVPDPTTVLDIVGYPGAPEGDADAYLKASTVRDFFAQDLSETDQDLIAAGQRPIALAANVIAAGPAAWQSLPVWSVVGTEDRIIPPALQRRMSERAQATIVETAAGHVSMLAAPDVVTGTIVAAAESLS, encoded by the coding sequence ATGCCGAATCCCACCATCGTCCTCGTCCACGGCGCCTGGGCGGACGCCTCCAGCTGGAACCCCGTCATCTCGGATCTCCGCGCGCGGGGATTCACCGTGTACGCCCCGCCGAACCTGCTCCGCGGAGTGACCGGGGATGCCGCCTACGTCGCCGCCTTCCTCGCGCAGCACACCGAGGGGCCGGTCGTTCTCGCCGGGCACTCGTACGGCGGCGCCGTCGTCAGCGGCGCCGGGCTCGGCGGCGGCGATGTGCGGGCCCTCGTCTACGTGGATGCGTTCATCCCCGACGAGGGAGAGAACGTCGTCGGTCTGCTCGCCGGCTCCGGCTCCGCCCTCGACGTCCCCGACCCGACGACGGTGCTCGACATCGTCGGCTACCCCGGGGCGCCGGAAGGCGATGCGGACGCGTACCTGAAGGCATCGACGGTCCGCGATTTCTTCGCCCAGGACCTCTCCGAGACCGACCAGGACCTGATCGCCGCCGGTCAGCGGCCGATCGCGCTCGCCGCCAACGTCATCGCGGCCGGCCCTGCCGCGTGGCAGAGCCTCCCCGTCTGGTCCGTCGTCGGCACCGAGGACCGCATCATCCCTCCAGCGCTCCAGCGGCGGATGTCCGAGCGCGCGCAGGCGACGATCGTGGAGACGGCCGCAGGGCACGTGTCGATGCTGGCCGCCCCGGATGTCGTGACAGGCACGATCGTCGCGGCGGCCGAGTCCCTCTCCTGA
- a CDS encoding mechanosensitive ion channel family protein translates to MFPLHSWPGLAVACLLAVVVAVAVTAILAVVLRLIGRRRQWPELLIRHVRVPFRLFLVVIVLWIAVAVSMPPEVTAAWRSGINHTFLILSIATGVWFVAAFVVFVEDLGLARYRLDVPDNRYARRVRTQVLILRRLTIVAAVVIGLGAVLLTFPALQAAGASLLASAGVIGIIAGVAAQSSLANLFAGIQLAFSDAIRIDDVVVVEQQWGTIEEITLTYVVVHVWDDRRLVLPSTYFTTKPFENWTRQHSELLGSIEFDLDWRVSTGGMRAELNRILATTDLWDHRTGILQVTDAIGGWVRVRVLVTAKDAPTLFDLRCLVRERLIDWMQRYSPTSLPRQRVELVEPPEPRDRPARARSEEEGRLFSGSPENEQRAQQFTDAIPIIRDSDGDLDADADRTAAAAEAASPRDEENR, encoded by the coding sequence GTGTTCCCCCTCCACAGCTGGCCCGGCCTCGCCGTCGCCTGCCTCCTGGCCGTCGTCGTCGCGGTCGCCGTCACGGCCATCCTGGCGGTGGTGCTGCGTCTGATCGGCCGGAGGAGACAGTGGCCCGAGCTGCTGATCCGCCACGTCCGCGTGCCTTTCCGGCTGTTCCTCGTCGTGATCGTGCTGTGGATCGCGGTGGCCGTCAGCATGCCGCCGGAGGTCACGGCGGCCTGGCGGAGCGGCATCAATCACACGTTCCTCATCCTGAGCATCGCCACCGGCGTCTGGTTCGTCGCCGCCTTCGTCGTCTTCGTGGAGGACCTCGGGCTCGCGCGCTACCGGCTCGACGTGCCGGACAACCGCTACGCGCGGCGCGTGCGCACCCAGGTGCTCATCCTGCGGCGGCTCACCATCGTGGCGGCGGTCGTCATCGGCCTGGGAGCTGTGCTGCTGACGTTCCCCGCGCTGCAGGCGGCGGGCGCGAGCCTGCTGGCCTCCGCAGGCGTCATCGGGATCATCGCCGGTGTGGCCGCCCAGTCGAGCCTCGCGAACCTGTTCGCCGGCATCCAGCTCGCGTTCTCCGACGCCATCCGCATCGACGATGTCGTCGTGGTGGAGCAGCAGTGGGGCACCATCGAGGAGATCACGCTCACCTACGTCGTCGTGCACGTCTGGGACGACCGCCGACTCGTGCTCCCATCCACCTACTTCACGACGAAGCCGTTCGAGAACTGGACGCGGCAGCACAGCGAGCTGCTCGGCTCGATCGAGTTCGACCTCGACTGGCGGGTGTCGACCGGCGGGATGCGCGCGGAGCTCAACCGCATCCTCGCCACCACGGATCTATGGGACCACCGCACCGGCATCCTCCAGGTCACCGACGCCATCGGAGGCTGGGTGCGCGTTCGGGTGCTCGTCACCGCGAAGGACGCACCGACGCTGTTCGACCTGCGCTGCCTCGTCCGCGAGCGGCTGATCGACTGGATGCAGCGGTACTCTCCCACGTCGCTCCCGCGACAGCGGGTGGAGCTCGTCGAGCCGCCGGAACCGCGCGACCGGCCGGCGCGCGCCCGCAGCGAGGAGGAGGGCCGCCTGTTCAGCGGCAGCCCCGAGAACGAGCAGCGCGCGCAGCAGTTCACCGACGCCATCCCGATCATCCGGGACAGCGACGGCGACCTCGACGCCGACGCCGACCGCACCGCCGCGGCCGCCGAGGCGGCGAGCCCGAGAGACGAGGAGAACCGATGA